Proteins co-encoded in one Sphingomonas carotinifaciens genomic window:
- a CDS encoding metal-dependent hydrolase family protein, with amino-acid sequence MKAQHRTMLAVAAAAVAIAAPGAAWARDVVIHAGTLIDGVSDRPRRQVSIVIHDERIVAVTPGFVTPAGAEVIDLSRKTVLPGLIDTHVHLTLQIGKMQQQLAAVTRTAYDRTLDGVAYARITLMAGFTSVRDLGGYTPAIVALKKAQQAGTIVGPRMWVSGSPLGPTGGHADLANGFDPALTKAEWSDGVVDGPEQAARKVRALHRDGADLVKIMPSGGVASVGDDPQAQLMTDAEIKAVVDTAHTLHMKVAAHAHGTKAIDAAATLRVDSIEHGTYADEGSYRIMKANGVYMVPTLIAGATVVDYARRHPELLSPSVAAKALQVGPLMSRNAYESWKAGVRVAFGTDAGVYPHGRNADEFALMNQAGIPMMATIQSATSVAADLIGDPADIGSIQPGRYADVVATDSDPLQDNTALQRIDFVMQGGQVMKRDNRPVL; translated from the coding sequence ATGAAGGCGCAACATCGTACGATGCTGGCGGTGGCGGCCGCCGCGGTCGCCATCGCGGCTCCCGGTGCGGCATGGGCGCGCGACGTGGTGATCCACGCCGGCACGCTGATCGACGGCGTATCGGACCGGCCGCGCCGCCAGGTGTCGATCGTGATCCATGACGAACGCATTGTCGCCGTCACCCCCGGCTTCGTGACGCCGGCGGGGGCCGAAGTGATCGACCTCTCGCGCAAGACGGTGCTGCCGGGCCTGATCGACACGCACGTCCATCTGACGCTGCAGATCGGCAAGATGCAGCAGCAACTGGCCGCCGTGACCCGCACCGCCTATGACCGGACGCTGGACGGCGTCGCCTATGCGCGGATCACCTTGATGGCGGGGTTCACGTCGGTGCGCGATCTCGGCGGCTACACGCCTGCGATCGTCGCGTTGAAGAAGGCGCAGCAGGCCGGCACGATCGTCGGCCCGCGCATGTGGGTATCGGGCAGTCCGCTCGGCCCGACCGGGGGCCATGCCGATCTGGCGAACGGCTTCGACCCGGCGCTGACCAAGGCGGAATGGAGCGACGGGGTTGTCGATGGTCCGGAACAGGCCGCGCGCAAGGTGCGTGCGCTGCACCGGGACGGGGCCGACTTGGTGAAGATCATGCCGTCGGGCGGGGTGGCCAGCGTGGGGGACGACCCGCAGGCGCAACTGATGACCGATGCCGAGATCAAGGCGGTGGTCGATACCGCGCACACGCTGCACATGAAGGTGGCCGCCCATGCGCACGGCACAAAGGCGATCGATGCCGCCGCGACCTTGCGGGTCGACTCGATCGAACATGGCACCTACGCCGATGAGGGATCGTACCGGATCATGAAGGCGAACGGCGTCTACATGGTGCCGACGCTGATCGCGGGCGCGACGGTGGTGGACTATGCGCGTCGCCATCCGGAACTGCTCAGCCCGTCGGTCGCGGCAAAGGCGCTTCAGGTCGGGCCGCTGATGAGCCGTAATGCCTATGAGTCGTGGAAGGCCGGCGTGCGCGTGGCATTCGGCACCGACGCGGGCGTCTATCCGCACGGCCGGAATGCGGATGAATTCGCGCTGATGAACCAGGCCGGTATTCCGATGATGGCGACCATCCAGTCGGCCACGTCGGTGGCCGCGGACCTGATCGGCGACCCGGCGGATATCGGATCGATCCAGCCCGGGCGATATGCCGATGTCGTGGCGACGGACAGCGATCCGCTACAGGACAATACCGCCCTCCAGCGCATCGACTTCGTCATGCAGGGGGGGCAGGTCATGAAGCGGGACAATCGCCCCGTCCTGTGA
- the paaG gene encoding 2-(1,2-epoxy-1,2-dihydrophenyl)acetyl-CoA isomerase PaaG — protein sequence MTQRTIAVETQDHLCRITLDRPERLNSFTADMHAELAAALERAEADDDVRAVLLTGAGRGFCAGQDLSERRAAPDGEAVDLGASIDRHYAPLIARLTTMPKPVVCAVNGVAAGAGVSIALACDIVVAARSARFVLSFARLGLVPDSGGTWILPRLVGQARALALALTGDPVTAEDAQRWGLIWQTVDDADLPGVAGALAARLATGPTLGHAATKRLIRDTWSWSLPEALVLERDAMRALGRSADYREGVSAFIDKRAPRYTGR from the coding sequence ATGACGCAGCGCACGATCGCCGTGGAAACGCAGGACCATCTGTGCCGGATCACGCTCGACCGGCCGGAGCGGCTGAACAGCTTCACGGCGGACATGCATGCCGAGCTGGCCGCCGCATTGGAGCGTGCCGAAGCCGATGACGATGTGCGCGCGGTGCTGCTGACCGGGGCGGGACGCGGCTTCTGCGCGGGGCAGGACCTGTCGGAGCGGCGCGCCGCCCCGGACGGGGAGGCGGTCGACCTGGGCGCGTCGATCGACCGCCATTATGCCCCGTTGATCGCCCGGCTGACGACCATGCCCAAGCCCGTGGTCTGCGCGGTGAACGGCGTGGCGGCGGGGGCGGGGGTCAGCATCGCGCTGGCCTGCGACATCGTGGTCGCAGCGCGGTCGGCGCGGTTCGTGCTGTCGTTCGCCAGGCTGGGGCTGGTACCCGATTCCGGGGGCACGTGGATCCTGCCGCGCCTGGTGGGGCAGGCGCGGGCACTCGCGCTGGCGCTGACCGGCGATCCGGTCACGGCCGAGGATGCACAACGCTGGGGCCTGATCTGGCAGACGGTGGACGATGCGGACCTGCCGGGCGTGGCCGGCGCACTCGCCGCGCGGCTCGCCACCGGCCCCACGCTCGGCCATGCCGCCACGAAGCGGCTGATCCGCGATACCTGGTCGTGGTCTTTGCCGGAGGCGTTGGTCCTTGAGCGCGACGCGATGCGCGCGCTGGGGCGCAGCGCCGATTATCGCGAGGGCGTGTCCGCCTTCATCGACAAGCGGGCGCCGCGCTATACCGGTCGTTGA